In one window of Aceticella autotrophica DNA:
- the recF gene encoding DNA replication/repair protein RecF (All proteins in this family for which functions are known are DNA-binding proteins that assist the filamentation of RecA onto DNA for the initiation of recombination or recombinational repair.) — translation MYLKELFIDNFRNLKKQKIEFSNKINILYGKNAQGKSNILEIIRLLSIGKSFRNSKNNEMVNYNSSYFYIKGVFDDDIDKKIIEISYKKDQNRVIRINNNKIKYTIQLVGNILTTIFSPEDLNIIKGSPSIRRRYIDTTISMIRRNYLYNLLQYNKVLYNRNKLLKELRFNSSNKELLNILDEQIVNYGSKIILYRQQYIKNLDIVIKKLLYDISGENANLKYENNINIDTENIIDIKSKYLDNLKNSQKNDIKYCQTQFGPHRDDFKFNINGYNSKIYSSQGQQRTAVLCLKLGEQEIILKETGSKPILLLDDVMSELDMDRQKYIYNMIQGSQVIITHVDKKDIDGNKYLHIQDGFINEE, via the coding sequence TTGTATTTAAAAGAGCTATTTATTGATAATTTTAGAAATTTAAAAAAACAAAAAATCGAATTTTCAAATAAAATCAATATATTGTATGGAAAAAATGCACAGGGTAAAAGCAATATATTAGAGATTATCAGGCTTTTAAGTATTGGAAAATCATTCAGAAATAGTAAAAACAATGAAATGGTTAATTACAATAGCAGTTATTTTTATATAAAAGGAGTATTCGATGACGACATAGATAAAAAAATAATAGAAATCAGCTATAAAAAAGACCAGAATAGAGTAATAAGAATAAACAATAATAAAATAAAATATACAATACAGCTGGTGGGAAATATATTAACAACAATTTTTTCACCGGAAGACTTAAATATTATTAAAGGAAGCCCATCTATAAGAAGAAGGTATATTGATACAACGATTTCAATGATAAGAAGAAATTATTTATACAATTTATTACAATATAACAAAGTTTTGTATAATAGAAATAAGTTATTAAAGGAGTTAAGATTTAATTCTTCTAATAAAGAATTACTAAATATTTTAGATGAACAAATTGTAAATTATGGTTCAAAGATTATTTTATATAGGCAGCAATACATAAAAAATCTTGATATAGTAATTAAAAAACTTTTATATGATATATCTGGTGAAAATGCTAATTTAAAGTATGAAAACAATATAAATATTGACACAGAAAATATAATTGACATAAAATCAAAGTATCTTGATAATTTAAAGAATAGTCAAAAAAATGATATAAAATACTGCCAAACACAATTTGGTCCGCATAGGGACGATTTTAAATTTAATATTAATGGATATAATTCAAAAATTTATTCGTCACAGGGACAGCAGAGAACCGCAGTATTATGCCTTAAACTTGGAGAACAGGAAATAATACTGAAAGAAACGGGAAGTAAACCTATTTTACTCCTTGATGATGTTATGTCAGAACTTGATATGGATAGGCAGAAATATATTTATAATATGATACAAGGTTCACAGGTTATTATTACACATGTAGATAAAAAAGATATTGATGGTAATAAATACCTTCATATTCAAGATGGTTTTATCAACGAAGAATAG
- the dnaA gene encoding chromosomal replication initiator protein DnaA — MYNDCFQLWNKIFDILKNELTLTSYNTWLVHLKPIIFIDNTLILSTPNIFTKNIINGRYIEVIYNAARRAINTNIEIKIISEDEEEYNQIKKSIQEKSNDTSLTSTTLNPKYTFDTFVVGNSNKLAHAACLAVAQSPAKAYNPLFIYGGVGLGKTHLMHAIGHFAISHKSNMKIMYVTSETFTNELVNSIKDDKNEEFRNKYRNMDILLIDDIQFIAKKERTQEEFFHTFNTLHEANKQIIVSSDRPPKEIPTLEDRLRSRFEWGLIADIQPPDYETRIAILKKKAQNDNLEIPDDVLAYIAEKIPSNIRELEGALIRIVAFSSLTKANIDTELAKDALKDLISNKTRQITIKLIQEEVCKFFNIRYEDFKSKKRTKTIAYPRQMAMYLSREMTDLSLPKIGEEFNKDHTTVIHAYEKISNDIKNDDTLKKQIDELKKRIKGC, encoded by the coding sequence ATGTATAATGATTGTTTCCAACTCTGGAATAAAATTTTCGACATACTTAAAAATGAGTTAACTTTAACAAGTTATAATACTTGGCTCGTACATCTTAAACCAATAATTTTTATTGATAATACATTAATATTAAGTACACCAAATATTTTTACTAAAAATATAATAAATGGCAGATATATTGAAGTAATATATAATGCTGCAAGAAGAGCCATAAATACAAATATAGAAATAAAAATTATTTCAGAAGATGAAGAAGAATACAATCAAATAAAAAAATCAATACAAGAGAAATCTAACGATACATCCTTAACATCGACAACCTTAAATCCAAAATATACTTTTGATACATTTGTTGTCGGTAACAGTAACAAATTAGCACACGCTGCCTGCCTTGCAGTTGCACAATCCCCAGCAAAAGCCTATAATCCTTTATTTATATACGGTGGTGTAGGTCTTGGTAAAACACACCTCATGCATGCAATTGGACATTTTGCAATAAGTCATAAAAGTAATATGAAGATAATGTATGTTACATCAGAAACCTTTACAAATGAACTGGTTAATTCTATAAAAGACGACAAAAATGAAGAATTTAGAAATAAATATAGAAATATGGATATACTTCTGATAGATGATATACAATTTATTGCAAAAAAAGAACGAACACAAGAAGAGTTTTTCCATACATTTAATACATTACATGAAGCCAATAAACAGATTATAGTATCAAGTGACAGACCGCCTAAGGAAATACCGACACTTGAGGATAGACTAAGGTCAAGATTTGAATGGGGTTTAATAGCAGATATACAACCACCGGATTATGAAACAAGAATTGCTATACTTAAGAAAAAAGCCCAAAACGATAATTTGGAAATACCTGATGATGTATTAGCATATATAGCTGAAAAAATTCCTTCAAATATAAGGGAATTAGAAGGTGCATTAATAAGAATAGTTGCATTCTCTTCCCTTACAAAAGCAAATATTGATACTGAGCTGGCTAAGGATGCATTAAAAGATTTAATATCAAATAAGACAAGACAGATAACAATAAAACTTATTCAAGAAGAAGTATGTAAATTCTTCAATATAAGATATGAAGATTTTAAATCAAAGAAACGTACAAAGACTATTGCATATCCAAGACAAATGGCTATGTATTTATCAAGGGAAATGACTGACTTGTCGCTTCCTAAAATAGGTGAAGAATTTAATAAAGATCATACTACGGTAATACATGCATATGAAAAAATATCAAATGATATTAAAAATGACGATACCTTAAAAAAACAAATAGATGAACTTAAAAAGCGTATAAAAGGTTGTTAA
- a CDS encoding type 1 glutamine amidotransferase, with the protein MKLTIGHMYPDLLNLYGDRGNILTLIRRCEWRGIDIEVKSITIDINTNFTDINILFLGGGSDREQKIVSDDLTLKRMKNFKSAVEDGMTVLSICGGYQLLGKYYQIGTNNKLPGIGIFDAWTIAGNKRMITNVIIEAKINNLKFKMVGFENHSGKTYLKNTKPLGNIIIGSGNNGEDHTEGAYYKNAFGTYLHGPVLPKNPEFADYLILTALKRKYGNVVLQPLDDTFEYNTQNAIIKRFLKI; encoded by the coding sequence ATGAAATTAACAATAGGACATATGTACCCAGACCTTTTAAATTTGTATGGTGATAGAGGAAATATTCTAACATTAATTAGAAGATGTGAGTGGAGGGGAATTGATATTGAAGTTAAATCCATTACAATTGACATAAATACAAATTTCACTGATATTAATATACTTTTTTTAGGTGGCGGTTCGGATAGGGAACAAAAAATCGTAAGTGATGACCTTACATTGAAAAGAATGAAAAATTTTAAATCAGCTGTCGAAGATGGCATGACGGTTTTAAGCATATGTGGCGGGTATCAATTGCTGGGTAAATATTATCAAATTGGAACAAATAATAAACTTCCAGGTATTGGCATATTCGATGCTTGGACAATTGCAGGAAATAAAAGAATGATAACTAATGTAATTATTGAGGCAAAAATAAACAATCTAAAATTTAAAATGGTGGGTTTTGAAAACCATTCTGGAAAAACCTATCTAAAAAACACAAAACCTCTGGGAAATATTATAATCGGCAGTGGTAATAATGGAGAAGACCATACAGAAGGAGCATATTACAAAAATGCATTTGGAACGTATCTTCATGGTCCCGTACTTCCAAAAAATCCTGAATTTGCTGATTATTTAATATTAACTGCTCTTAAGAGAAAATATGGCAACGTTGTTTTACAACCACTTGATGACACATTTGAGTATAATACACAAAATGCGATTATAAAAAGATTTTTAAAAATTTAA
- the dnaN gene encoding DNA polymerase III subunit beta: MKFSCDKNSLLTAVNKVIKGVTPRTTLPILQGILIKAYENNIKMYSTDLEIGIECTLEANIESWGNIVVSAKVFSELIRKFPEDIVYFESDDNNIINIKCGASNFTISGSNSEEFPEITEIIKEKSLVIKANILKDMLRKTSFCTAQEQTRPILTGILFEINKNQINMVALDGYRMALTKYFSEDIVLNNTEKNDFNIVIPGTTVDELTKIIDDDEKYINIFFTNNQVLFEMDNTKLISRLLEGNYMNYNAVLPKDFKTIVKVNKQMLIGGIERASLLASGKNNLIKFTINDNELIISSNSDIGKMFEKLQIELEGMLLEIAFNSRYLLEALKLIDEEEINLCFINNINPMIITPVGNDNYLYMILPVKLNN; the protein is encoded by the coding sequence ATGAAATTTTCATGTGACAAAAATTCATTATTAACTGCTGTAAATAAGGTTATAAAGGGGGTAACCCCTCGAACCACCCTTCCTATACTACAAGGTATACTTATTAAGGCTTATGAAAATAACATAAAAATGTATTCAACAGATTTAGAAATAGGAATTGAATGTACCTTAGAGGCGAATATAGAATCATGGGGAAATATTGTGGTTTCAGCAAAAGTTTTTTCAGAACTTATAAGAAAGTTTCCTGAAGATATAGTTTATTTTGAAAGTGATGATAACAATATAATAAATATAAAATGCGGAGCATCAAATTTTACTATTTCAGGTAGCAATTCAGAAGAGTTCCCTGAAATAACAGAAATAATTAAAGAAAAGAGTCTTGTCATCAAGGCAAATATATTAAAAGATATGCTAAGGAAAACTTCCTTTTGCACCGCACAGGAACAGACAAGACCTATTCTTACAGGTATACTTTTTGAAATAAATAAAAATCAAATAAATATGGTAGCACTTGATGGATATCGTATGGCTCTGACAAAATATTTTTCAGAGGATATTGTATTAAATAACACAGAAAAAAATGATTTTAATATAGTAATACCAGGTACAACAGTAGATGAACTTACTAAAATTATCGATGATGACGAAAAATACATAAATATTTTTTTCACAAATAATCAAGTATTATTTGAAATGGATAATACAAAACTTATATCAAGACTTTTAGAAGGAAATTATATGAATTATAATGCGGTACTTCCAAAAGATTTTAAAACGATAGTAAAAGTAAATAAACAAATGTTAATAGGAGGTATTGAAAGAGCATCATTATTGGCATCGGGTAAAAATAATTTAATAAAGTTTACAATAAATGATAATGAATTAATAATATCATCAAATTCCGATATAGGTAAAATGTTTGAAAAACTACAAATTGAGTTAGAAGGAATGTTATTAGAGATAGCCTTCAACTCAAGATATTTATTAGAGGCTTTAAAGCTAATAGATGAGGAAGAGATAAATTTGTGTTTTATAAATAACATAAATCCAATGATTATTACACCAGTTGGAAATGACAACTATTTATATATGATATTGCCAGTGAAGTTAAATAATTAA
- the remB gene encoding extracellular matrix regulator RemB, translated as MYVHLGGNVVIPGSDIIAIIDINFKEIPDDTLQFLKISDEEGFIVNISEEKPKSFIITEKNKKSVIYLSPVSSYTISKRMRKQIN; from the coding sequence ATGTATGTACACTTAGGTGGTAATGTGGTTATACCGGGGAGTGATATAATAGCTATTATTGACATAAATTTTAAGGAGATTCCTGATGATACCTTGCAATTCTTAAAAATTTCAGATGAAGAGGGGTTTATAGTAAATATATCAGAGGAAAAACCAAAATCCTTTATTATTACCGAGAAAAATAAAAAAAGTGTTATTTATTTATCACCCGTTTCTTCATATACAATTTCAAAAAGAATGAGAAAACAAATTAATTAA
- a CDS encoding Mur ligase family protein: MKFFSTEIGKFTVFACKITGKGGTSLPGKLALKINPKIINELIKGIKGDKIVITGTNGKTTTSGLIASILKTTGKNVIHNREGANMSSGIATVLIKNSNIYGKLKADIGVFEIDEANMPLLLDDIKPNIVVITNFFRDQLDRYGELDTTIKKVKESLNKLSKDSIVLLNADEPFTAAIGDDLKLKVMYYGINDHINRGYGLSPSFEQKYCPSCGDKYIYKEVFYGQLGDYYCPSCGKKRPKLDFSALNIDINEDGISFDLKYKDRLFKIKSHLFGIYNIYNVMAAVTANLLLNTNINDIINGLDNYKPIAGRLQKTTLNGKKAIINLIKNPIGFDSTLSMLKEIKRPLNLVIAINDNYADGRDVSWLWDVNIEDFVVNSKINSVVASGLRAEDMALRLKYAGIDAKKIEVINSIEKALDYISSVTKDELIIILPNYTSLHEVNTFLKLRGDDK; encoded by the coding sequence TTGAAATTTTTTAGTACGGAAATAGGAAAGTTTACTGTTTTTGCATGTAAAATAACAGGAAAAGGCGGAACTTCTTTACCTGGAAAACTTGCATTAAAAATAAACCCTAAAATTATAAATGAATTAATAAAAGGAATAAAAGGCGACAAAATCGTTATCACAGGTACAAATGGTAAAACAACAACATCAGGGCTTATTGCAAGTATATTGAAAACCACAGGTAAAAACGTGATTCATAACAGAGAAGGAGCAAATATGTCAAGTGGTATTGCAACCGTTTTGATAAAAAACAGCAATATCTACGGTAAATTGAAGGCGGATATAGGAGTATTTGAAATAGATGAGGCTAATATGCCCCTCCTTCTTGATGATATAAAACCAAATATTGTCGTTATAACAAATTTTTTTAGGGATCAATTGGATAGATACGGAGAACTTGATACAACAATAAAAAAAGTTAAAGAATCTTTAAATAAACTATCAAAAGATTCAATAGTGCTTTTAAATGCAGATGAACCTTTCACAGCCGCAATCGGTGATGATTTAAAATTAAAAGTAATGTATTATGGAATAAATGACCATATTAATAGAGGATATGGATTGTCGCCTTCTTTTGAACAGAAATACTGTCCTTCGTGTGGAGATAAATATATTTATAAGGAAGTTTTTTATGGACAACTTGGTGATTATTATTGTCCTTCATGCGGTAAAAAAAGACCAAAGCTTGATTTTAGTGCATTAAATATAGACATAAACGAAGATGGTATCTCTTTCGATTTAAAATATAAAGATAGGCTCTTTAAAATTAAAAGCCATCTTTTTGGCATATATAATATATATAATGTAATGGCTGCTGTTACGGCAAATTTACTTCTTAATACAAATATAAATGATATCATTAATGGACTGGATAATTATAAACCTATAGCAGGAAGACTTCAAAAAACAACTTTAAATGGAAAAAAAGCAATTATAAATCTTATAAAAAATCCTATTGGTTTTGATAGTACATTAAGCATGCTGAAAGAAATAAAAAGGCCGTTAAATCTTGTCATTGCAATAAATGATAACTATGCCGACGGACGTGATGTTTCATGGTTATGGGATGTGAATATAGAAGATTTTGTTGTAAATTCAAAGATAAATTCTGTCGTAGCGTCAGGTTTAAGAGCAGAAGACATGGCTCTTCGATTAAAATATGCAGGTATTGATGCAAAAAAAATAGAAGTAATTAATTCTATTGAGAAAGCTCTTGATTATATATCATCAGTTACTAAAGATGAACTTATAATTATATTACCAAATTATACTTCTTTACATGAAGTTAATACATTCTTAAAGTTAAGAGGTGATGACAAATGA
- a CDS encoding RNA-binding S4 domain-containing protein, translating to MKEIAISTDYIALDQFLKFAGISETGGKAKEIILKGNVKVNKVIENKRKKKLYKNDIVEVNNQSYIIK from the coding sequence ATGAAAGAAATAGCAATAAGTACAGATTATATTGCTTTGGACCAGTTTTTAAAATTTGCAGGTATTTCTGAAACTGGAGGAAAGGCTAAAGAAATCATCCTTAAAGGCAATGTAAAGGTAAATAAGGTAATCGAGAACAAAAGGAAAAAAAAGCTATATAAAAATGATATAGTAGAAGTTAATAACCAAAGTTATATCATAAAGTGA